One genomic window of Phycisphaerae bacterium includes the following:
- a CDS encoding aldo/keto reductase, whose product MRTINRREFLGLSAAAATGVAGEVFGEKATTTTAPSTGRAASASDTVVLGKTGIRASRLAIGTGTKGGSIQRNLGSEGMIKLLRHGFDEGVRWWEAADMYKSHPYIGEAMRQVPRDKLVITSKVWAHTPGDVCRPAEDIRADIERFRQELKTDYIDICLLHCLTDPAWRETMKPAMEVLSEAKQKGQVRAMGCSCHSIEALKAASEEPWVEVILARFNPYAMHMDVKKRERSRR is encoded by the coding sequence ATGAGAACGATCAACCGGCGAGAGTTTCTGGGTCTGAGTGCGGCAGCCGCGACCGGAGTCGCAGGGGAGGTGTTCGGGGAAAAAGCCACGACGACCACAGCGCCTTCGACCGGGAGGGCGGCGAGCGCCAGCGACACCGTTGTGCTCGGCAAGACGGGCATCAGGGCATCGCGCCTCGCGATCGGGACAGGCACCAAGGGCGGAAGTATCCAGCGTAACCTTGGCAGCGAAGGCATGATCAAGCTGCTTCGGCACGGCTTTGATGAAGGTGTGCGTTGGTGGGAAGCGGCGGACATGTACAAGTCGCACCCCTACATCGGCGAAGCGATGAGACAGGTTCCTCGCGACAAGCTCGTCATCACATCGAAGGTCTGGGCGCATACGCCGGGCGACGTCTGCCGCCCGGCCGAGGATATCCGCGCGGACATCGAGCGTTTTCGCCAGGAACTCAAGACCGACTACATTGATATCTGTCTGCTGCATTGCCTGACGGACCCGGCGTGGCGGGAAACAATGAAGCCGGCCATGGAGGTTCTCAGCGAAGCCAAACAGAAAGGTCAGGTTCGGGCGATGGGCTGTTCATGCCACTCGATTGAGGCGCTCAAGGCCGCTTCCGAAGAGCCCTGGGTCGAGGTGATTCTGGCCCGCTTCAACCCGTACGCCATGCACATGGACGTGAAAAAGCGGGAGAGATCCCGCAGGTAG
- a CDS encoding DUF5010 domain-containing protein, whose translation MRFEMVLGLLAVLAWRPAAFASAASPLDRPPPGRYFKLRAAVHGKAPTFKSGRPIVGTTYFYWYDVYTGAHLRNPDGSDALTTHPPESFMADLSYKSPDWHYAQLRDMAEANLDFFMPVFWGVPGQYDEWSFAGLPPLVQAHDRMTAGHKEDSTVPRPPQIGLFYDTSTLRTNVLPDGRRNVRIDLTTLRGREWFYATIRDFFSMIPPQKWARVDGRPIIFLYAASFAEKVDDRLFDDARERFRKDFATDFFLVRHADWPGRSDAWYRWGGALGLTLGDVVAGLGPGYDHSAVPGREALVVPRRGGAFYREQWEKLLRMQPARRPWIVHVETWNEWHEGTDIARSQDWGVRYIEMTARYARLFREGTQVLPEGPYVNADMVRWSLQHTAGLTLRPSAGDGHWKTTTIDGRRCATTVSGPDSLPARFLYFEIDDSFMFDRMDSVAEVSIILRDDDGCDAIRIEYDSGDRASSVFEGAFRPTRDIPLGKTDTWRMISLHLPDVRFCNRTNGADFRIAAVGGKQELSVAEVMVRRLPGKLVHPESQPVAK comes from the coding sequence TGGCGGCCGGCCGCTTTCGCGTCAGCGGCCTCTCCGCTCGATCGTCCGCCACCCGGCAGGTATTTCAAGCTAAGAGCCGCCGTGCACGGTAAAGCACCGACGTTCAAGAGCGGCCGCCCCATCGTGGGGACGACCTACTTCTACTGGTATGACGTGTACACGGGAGCTCACCTCCGCAATCCCGACGGCTCGGACGCTCTCACGACGCATCCGCCCGAATCGTTTATGGCCGATCTGAGCTACAAGTCGCCCGACTGGCACTACGCTCAGCTTCGCGACATGGCCGAGGCCAACCTGGACTTTTTCATGCCGGTGTTCTGGGGTGTTCCCGGCCAGTACGACGAATGGAGCTTCGCCGGCCTGCCTCCGCTTGTTCAGGCCCACGATCGGATGACGGCCGGACATAAGGAAGACTCGACTGTTCCCCGTCCGCCGCAAATCGGCCTTTTCTACGACACGAGCACGCTGCGGACGAACGTTCTCCCGGACGGCCGGCGCAACGTCCGCATCGATCTGACGACCCTGCGCGGCCGTGAGTGGTTTTACGCCACGATCCGCGATTTCTTCAGCATGATCCCGCCGCAGAAATGGGCCCGCGTCGACGGGCGGCCGATCATCTTCCTCTACGCCGCCAGCTTTGCCGAGAAGGTCGACGATCGCCTGTTCGACGACGCCCGCGAGCGGTTCCGAAAAGATTTCGCAACGGACTTCTTCCTCGTCCGCCACGCCGATTGGCCCGGACGGTCTGATGCCTGGTATCGTTGGGGCGGAGCTCTGGGCCTGACACTGGGCGACGTCGTCGCGGGGCTGGGTCCGGGTTACGACCATTCGGCGGTCCCCGGTCGTGAGGCTCTCGTCGTTCCCCGTCGCGGCGGGGCTTTTTATCGCGAGCAATGGGAGAAGCTGCTCCGTATGCAGCCGGCACGACGTCCCTGGATCGTTCACGTTGAAACGTGGAACGAATGGCACGAGGGCACGGATATTGCGCGCTCGCAGGATTGGGGCGTGCGTTACATTGAGATGACTGCGCGTTATGCCCGCCTGTTCCGCGAGGGCACGCAGGTGCTTCCGGAGGGCCCTTATGTCAATGCTGATATGGTCAGATGGTCTCTGCAACACACGGCCGGTCTGACCCTTCGGCCCAGCGCCGGGGACGGACACTGGAAAACCACGACGATCGACGGCCGGCGCTGCGCGACCACCGTCTCCGGGCCGGATTCGCTGCCGGCGCGTTTTCTTTACTTCGAGATTGACGATTCCTTCATGTTCGACCGGATGGACTCGGTCGCCGAGGTGAGTATCATCCTTCGCGATGATGACGGCTGCGATGCCATCCGCATCGAGTATGACAGCGGCGACCGGGCCTCCAGCGTCTTCGAGGGTGCGTTCCGGCCTACGCGCGACATTCCACTCGGCAAGACCGACACCTGGCGGATGATTTCCCTGCATTTGCCCGATGTGCGGTTCTGTAACCGGACCAACGGCGCCGACTTCCGCATTGCGGCCGTCGGGGGCAAACAGGAGCTCAGCGTGGCGGAGGTCATGGTTCGCCGACTGCCTGGCAAGCTCGTGCATCCTGAATCGCAGCCTGTCGCCAAGTGA